CATACTGTATTCCTCATAGTCTGGTTCCTGTGTGATCGGTTCTTTACCGGTGTCAGCCGTCGAGAGTAAATCAAGTTCTTCATCAGCCAGCGCACACAGTTGTGCAAACTGGCTGGCAACGCGCCACGAAGGGAACTTGTCGATGTTTTCATCATTTTCATCGGCGTCAATTCGATCGACATACTCCTTAAGCAACGTCTCGACGGCAATCGATCCACCACTCAGTACAGAAACAAGTGCCTTGATCCGGGGGTCATCAGCACTGGCATCTGTATCGTCGCGGTCAACGAATGTCTGGCTGAAGTACCATCCCGTCGAGACAGATCTGAGCCTGTTATCATTTTTTGTCAATAAATCCCATGAGTCGTTTGTTGGCATCGGGGCACTCCAATCCGTTTGAGAGTTGTAAGCTGACGAATTTTCGATAATATTCTCGTGCCGCTTCGCAAGACTCAATGGGTATAGTAACCGGCCATTCAACGTCTCGCCGAACACATCATACCGAGACATCTGGTGTGGCATCACTGCTGACACATAAAACCGTAATTCATGTTCCCGATCGAATTTGAACTCCCTATAAGCCCGCTCGACTGGCGTCATATCCTCTTCGGTGGTTGCGGCCCTGTAGAGTAGGTCGTACAGTTGCCGTGCATGATCAGCTTGGGGTTCTCCCCGGAAATAGGGGAGGTAATAGACCTTAGCGCCGAAAGTCCGATAAGTACACGCTTCAACAAAAGGATCTGCGTTCATCACCGTCACAGCCGCGTCCTCAGAAATCGGATGCGTTCGCCAAGCTTCCTCGATATCCAAGCCTGGGAATTTCTCCCGTTGCTTACCCAAAAAGTAGTTTTGTGGATCTTCAGCTGTTCCTACAACTCTCGATATTTGTCCGGTGACAATATCTGTCGCTTCGCCGGAGGAATTGTTTGCTTTGTTTTTCGTGACGAGCTTCGAGAGTTTCCGCTGACGCATTGCCTCCATGAAACCATCAATTTCCCCGGGCCAGCGGTATCCCTCATCAACGGCTGTTTTCACCTGCACTGTGAGCAGTGCCGTCGTAGATTCACCCCCGAGGGCGGTTTTGACTCCTTCTTCGATTTGAACCAGTAGGTCTTCATCTTTGCCTACTGTGGCTAGTCCATTAATTACCCATCCTTCATCGTGTTCCTCGGCGACTGTCTGCACCACATCGTCAGTTGGCCACTTGGTTAACCGCTCTTTCGCATAGCGAGCGAGCTTCTCCGGGCCACTGTTTCGTCCGGCCTGGTGAGTGACGCTATGATCGATTCCACGAGCTGGTGGATACTTACAGTGTGCAGCTTTTTCAACTAGATTGTCACTGTATCGAGTCACCCAGACTGGGCCACGCTCGTCATCAGCAAGCGATGGCTCTTCACCGCTGAGATCCACTCGAACAACAATCAGGCTGTCCTCGGTATCGACAATATCGTCTGCCGCATCGGGGGTGAGATACGGCGCATACTTTCCACCTCCAAGTGTCCCAAGCGTGTACAACTTACCATAGAAGAATTGGATGCTTCGGAGCGTTGACACTGGAGAGTTAGGCAGCTCTGCCGACAGTTCTTCGTCGTCGTATTTCTCGCGAAACTCCTCAGGCGAAAGCATCTGTCCCCTCCAGATCTGATTCGCCCGGACTAGTCTTCTCGGTGATATTGCAGAATCCGAATCCTATCGAATTCCGTTCGCCGATTCCGACATCCAGAGCAAGGTTAAGATGTCTCCGATGTTCGTCATCACGAACGGTATAATCAAACCGCCACTTACTCGCCATCCATGTCTCTTTCATACCTGTTGTCGGTGTGACCGGCAGGGCAAATGTCTTGATCAACTCGTAGCCATCGAACAACTGCCCGCTAACGTCAGATGGTCCGGGCAAATAGTCCGGACAGTAGAGCTCATGCTTTTTATCCAGATTTGCGTGGATCTGATTTTTGAACGGTTCCATTGTGTGTTCGGGCCGCCAGAACTCTGCCTGATCATGATCGATGTCAAGATCGTACTCATCGAAGCGCCACGGAGGAATCCGGACGACAATTCCCGTTCCGGTTTCAATCGTCCCGGTCGTTCCTGGCTCACCAACGTCAGGCGACAACGGAGTTATTCTCTCAACTGTGAACGGCATCTCCCCAATATTCAACTCAGGATCGTCTTTCAGATCAGCTGCGATGTGGGCGAGTAATTCTTCCTCAGGGGAGGCGACGATCAGGTTTCGCTCGTCTCCTTCCTCCATGTTTCTTGGAGGGAAGGGGTTTGAATACGTAAACGGCATCGGCTGGTTCTCGTCATGAAGACCGCCGTACTCTGATTCGTCAAGCGCATTCCAGATTCGACCCTGTAACTTATGGTGATATGCATTATCGTATGCGGCATCGTGCCGCGCCTGTAAGCGCACAAGAATCCGCATGTTCTATCTTGCCTCGTATGACTGGCTTATTGCCATCATTTGATATATCAATGTAATAGGTTAAAAACTTCAATGTACCAAGGTGAAAGTATAATACAAGTATCCATTAGATTCATCTTCACCCGCCGTCGCTGGACCGATATTATAAGCTTTCCAAACGGTGAAAGTTTTGCCAGTTGCCGTCGCTATCTCAAAGCCAAACATCGTTCTAAACGCACAAATACTCCTCTGAAACTTGCACACGCCGCTGTAAACGAAGCCATGCCCAGATGCTTCATGCCCACAAATGTTCATCTGAAACACCCCATCCATTCGTCGGGGTCCGACCACAAAACGGGACTTCAACCCCACAAGGATCCGTCTGAAACAATCATGCCAATCCAGACCAACACGACGCGATCAGCACTTCAACCCCACAAGGGTCCATCTGAAACAAAAGCCTAACCATGAACGCTCGAACACATATCTCGACTTCAACCCCACAAGGGTCCATCTGAAACGCAGAGCAGTATATTGGTGTTCGTGGCACACTAGAACACTTCAACCCCACAAGGGTCCATCTGAAACTGATGATGACCGGGAGGAAATGACCTTCTCTGACGGAACTTCAACCCCACAAGGGTCCATCTGAAACACTGTATGGCTTCACTTTCGATGAAATGCGCTCTGGTACTTCAACCCCACAAGGGTCCATCTGAAACCATCTGTTGACTGGAGTTCGTCATCGACCATCAATCCACTTCAACCCCACAAGGGTCCATCTGAAACCGTCTGGACGTGGGCC
This portion of the Salinarchaeum sp. IM2453 genome encodes:
- the cas8b gene encoding type I-B CRISPR-associated protein Cas8b/Csh1, coding for MLSPEEFREKYDDEELSAELPNSPVSTLRSIQFFYGKLYTLGTLGGGKYAPYLTPDAADDIVDTEDSLIVVRVDLSGEEPSLADDERGPVWVTRYSDNLVEKAAHCKYPPARGIDHSVTHQAGRNSGPEKLARYAKERLTKWPTDDVVQTVAEEHDEGWVINGLATVGKDEDLLVQIEEGVKTALGGESTTALLTVQVKTAVDEGYRWPGEIDGFMEAMRQRKLSKLVTKNKANNSSGEATDIVTGQISRVVGTAEDPQNYFLGKQREKFPGLDIEEAWRTHPISEDAAVTVMNADPFVEACTYRTFGAKVYYLPYFRGEPQADHARQLYDLLYRAATTEEDMTPVERAYREFKFDREHELRFYVSAVMPHQMSRYDVFGETLNGRLLYPLSLAKRHENIIENSSAYNSQTDWSAPMPTNDSWDLLTKNDNRLRSVSTGWYFSQTFVDRDDTDASADDPRIKALVSVLSGGSIAVETLLKEYVDRIDADENDENIDKFPSWRVASQFAQLCALADEELDLLSTADTGKEPITQEPDYEEYSMQTAEDILADGGNTSAEKLETFIEDTPALAHDPEAPINDQRRGAFLLGVLIGEVGAYQNYSEDRSTTLIDQYPVKSITGARIKKITQEAIGTTITYTRNEDRTITLFEHVVDQLRETILQPDPDSWEIGTDDLRFYYALGVTYGMNDHPDWDQLKTNTKENI
- the cas6 gene encoding CRISPR-associated endoribonuclease Cas6 → MRILVRLQARHDAAYDNAYHHKLQGRIWNALDESEYGGLHDENQPMPFTYSNPFPPRNMEEGDERNLIVASPEEELLAHIAADLKDDPELNIGEMPFTVERITPLSPDVGEPGTTGTIETGTGIVVRIPPWRFDEYDLDIDHDQAEFWRPEHTMEPFKNQIHANLDKKHELYCPDYLPGPSDVSGQLFDGYELIKTFALPVTPTTGMKETWMASKWRFDYTVRDDEHRRHLNLALDVGIGERNSIGFGFCNITEKTSPGESDLEGTDAFA